CCAGCCTTCAGCATCCTATATATCTTTTTTATTAAATTCTCATAGTCTGCTACATAATGAAACGCAAGCGAACTTAGTATTACATCAAAGCTCTCCTCTGGGAAATCCACATCTTCTATGGCACAGCATTCATATTCAATCTGTGGAAAATGGGTTTTTCCTTTTGCTACTTCGAGCATTTTATGAGAAATATCAACACCTACTACAGAGGAAGCACCGTTTTCCATCGCATATATACAGTGCCATCCATAGCCGCATCCTAAATCAAGCACACGCTTACCCTTAAAATCAGGTAGCATCTTTTTCAAAGTCTCCCATTCTCCCGCACCAGCCAGTCCTTTCTGCGAGCGACTCATTTGACTGTATTTTTGAAAAAATATATTATCATCATATTTGTTTT
The sequence above is drawn from the Streptococcus pluranimalium genome and encodes:
- a CDS encoding class I SAM-dependent methyltransferase, encoding MKENKYDDNIFFQKYSQMSRSQKGLAGAGEWETLKKMLPDFKGKRVLDLGCGYGWHCIYAMENGASSVVGVDISHKMLEVAKGKTHFPQIEYECCAIEDVDFPEESFDVILSSLAFHYVADYENLIKKIYRMLKAGGNLVFTVEHPVFTAHGTQDWYYNEKGEILHFPVDNYYYEGKRTAMFLEEKVTKYHRTLTTYLNTLLSNSFIINQIVEPQPPENMMDIPGMADEMRRPMMLIVSAKKKM